A stretch of DNA from Rheinheimera sp. MMS21-TC3:
CAGTTGCGTCAATATTCTGCCGAAATTGAAAACTCTGTATGGCAATTGAGTAAAAATACGCCATTAGAATGTCAGTTGCAGCATGAGATCCCGCGCTTTGGGCAGGCTGTTTTTCGCAGCGTTGCGAGTAAAGGCCTTAATATGGCCTTTGAATTACAAATGTTACGCTTACCTGATAATTATGCCTTAGCTGAAGTATTGTCTATACCTCCAGCCTGGCGAGCGGGAGAGCCAAGTAAGGCCATTGCTAATATGCAATTATTAAAGCAGTACAATGGTGAGTTACCTAAAGAGTCGGCTTGGACCTTATTGACAGAACTTGAGCATGGTTTTAGTCCTAGCTTTTACTTTAATGACTGGTATAGCCCTCACGACAAAGTGGTAGCGGCACTGAATCCAGTACAGTTTGCTACTCAGTTTACAAAGTTTAATCAATGCATTTCGGCTTTATTACCTTACAGTTTTGAAGATATTGCTTTTACTGTCTTAAATTATGAATCAGGTAGCGATCAATTAAGCCGTGAGTCTAGTCGACGTTTACAGCAAATAGCAGAATACCTTAAGTATGATAATGATATCGACTATATTGAGATTCAGGGCTATAGCGATAGTTATGGTGGCCTTTGGATGAATGAGCAGCTATCGATTAAGCGGGCTGAAAAAGTTAAAACGTTTTTTGTATCGGTCGGATTAAGTGCAGATAAAGTACAAGTAACAGGATTTGGTGAGCGGCGGCACATTGCACCGAATCAAATTGCTATTGAGCGCAAAAAGAACCGCCGAGTTGTATTGCAGCTAAGTAAACCTTAGTTTAAGTTGGTATTTATTGCACCATAATGTCAACTTGGCGCCAGTTTTCTCGTTCTGATAACAAAATACGCACTTGTTTGCCATCTAGGTGAAAAAATAGATTTTCTCTACCATATATAGTCTCTGCTTTAAAAGGCTCGCCAAGGTGCTGTAGGTAATATAGGCGTAATTCAGGCATGCTCTTCTGGCTAAAGTAGCTAAGTACCGCAGGCAGTTTATTATCTAAACGAGCAAATTCTCGTGCATCAGCCGCGATGGGCACTTGATAAAAATCTGCTGCCTGTAAAGCTGATGATAGGCTTAACGCTACCAAAAATAAAAAAGTTAAACGCATAGTGTTTCCTTATTTACATGCTGTTTTTTAAACTTTAACAAATTTTCGCAGGTTTTTCTTGATAAATTGGCTTTAGTTATTCAGTATTAAGTCATGTTTAGCAAACAAGCGCATAGCCGCTAAGATTTTATCGCCAGTAAAGGGTTTAACAATAAAAGTCGCAGCCCCTGACTTTATACTTAGCTGGACATTTTCTAAGGTGCTGTTTGCACTGACCATGACTACAAAGCAATCTGGTTTTACATTTTTAATTTTAGCTAGTAAGTCTAGGCCAGACGCATCAGGTAACTCAATATCAAGGAAAATAATATCAGGCCTTTGTAAGCTAAAAATATTCATTGCCGAAGCTGCTGAGTTGGCATTATAAAACTGAAAATTATCAACATTAAGAGTTGCATTTTTGGCTATTGCCATAATGTTATTGCGCAACAGTTGTCTTGTATAATCAATATCATCAACCAGTAAAACTTTAGCTGCTCGCATTAGCCTCTCCACACTGTTGCAGTAACTGACCAAACTGCTGGCAGATTAACAAAAGTTGGTTATCAAGGTTTTTATGTTGTAGCAAGGTTTGTAGTTTATCAGCAGCATTGGTAAGTTCGGCATGGCCAAAGCTTGCCGCTCCACCTTTTACTTTATGACAAATTTGGCGCATAAGATTAGCATTTCGTTCAGCTAGGGCTTGCTGAAATTGAGTTTCTTGTTGCTGCAAGTTTTCATAAAACAACTTGGTTAGCGCATCATCTATGACTAAAGGTATGCGTTTTTGTGATGATGTTTGCAGTAAAATGTTAGCTAGGTGCTGGTTATCGACAGGTTTTGTCAGGGTGTCATCAAAGCCCTCAGCAGTAACAGGATCGGCAGACATAGCAAAAATAGGTCGATTATAACCCAGCTGTCTAAGTAACTGCATTGCCTCAATACCATCACAAATAGGCATTTGGATATCAGTAATAATAATATCATACTGATAGCTGAGAGCTGCGGTGAGAAGCTGTTCACCATTTTCTACAGTATCAACCTTAACACCTAGCTCTTCACATTGTGTCTGCAACAACAAGCGTAAAAAATCGTCATCTTCGGCAACTAAGATCTGCTTGTTAGTGTTCATAACACTCCTTAGTGCTAATTTATAAGCATTATATAGCTGTTATTACTTATTTTTATTAGTGAACCTTGAAGCATCTAAACTAGAAAACTGCTCTTTTGTTAACGGTAGAGGTTCTGCACAAATTTGGCAAGCTATTATCTCAGCTAATAGGGGGGAGAACATAATCCCTCGAGCACCTAAGCCGCCTAAAGCAAATAATGCCGGTTGGATCTCGCCTGCAATGGGCCAGCGGTCTGGTAAGCTAGCTCTAAATGCTGCTGCAGCGCCTTGCACTGTCGCACCTTTAAGCCAAGTAGGTGAGTTTAGTTGCTCGTTTATTTGTTGTAGGTTTGCACAGTTATCTGCAGCTTTAACAGCAGCAACTTTAGCTTTACGGTCAAAAGTTGCCCCTATTGAATGTAAGCCTTGCCACTGCGGTGTTATATAACCTGCATGGCAGATCACTGTTTTTAAAGGGTGCATTTCTTGTTGGCTAATGTGGCTCACTTGACCGCGAATAATGTTCATGGGTAAAAACTTAGTAGCTGTAAAGCTGGCTAAGGCACTACCTGTAGCCAGGACAATATAATCACTATTAAACTGTTTGCTTTCACAGTTAACTACCCAGGAATTATTGTTAGGTTCTAGTGTTTTTACTAAAGAGTTGTTACTAAAACGAAAGTTAGCTTGTTGCTGCAAAAAAGCTAAAGCCGCTTGGCAAAACTGCTTAGGGTTTAACCAACCCGCTAAGGGGTAATAAACTGCATTTTGCTGCAGGTTAAGCCCAGCTAACTCTGTAGCTTGTTCAGCAGTGACATTGCTGACTAAGGTATTAGGCCAAAAGGTAGCAAGCTTTGCTTGTCGCTGTTCTAGCCTTGCAGTCGTCGCAAGATGCAACATACCACAAAAATCCATCTTAAAATCTAGCCCCTGCTGCTGCCAAATTTGATAAAACTGTCTTGCAAATAAAAATGCTTGGACTTGAAGTAAACTGGTTGCTGAAACTTCTGCAGGTAAGTTTGGATAAATGACCCCTTGCCTATTTTGTGAAGCTTGCATGGCAACATCGTGATCAGCGCAAATAAGATGCACTGCTATATTACGTTGTTGTAGAGCTAAAGCGGTACATAAAGAGGCTATACCGCCGCCAATTATAGTAACTGTTGGAGGGGCGTTATTATTAAGTGTATTCGTAAAGTTAACTGCGCTAGTAGGTATAGTGGCCGTAATCATTTCACGCTTACGGCCAAAGCCTTTTACTTTCTTTACCGTAAAGCCCGCTTCTTCTAATCCTCTTTTAACGCTACCCGCTGCAGTAAAAGTAGCAATAGTCGTATTAGGGTGGCTTAATCTAGCTAAGGCTGAGAATAAACTTGGTTGCCACATTTGTGGGTTTTTACTTGGAGCAAAACCATCTAAGAACACAGCGTCGGCAGCGGCTAAGTTAGGCATAACTGTACTAACGTCACCAAACCATAAATCGACAATAACAGCACCTTGATCGAACACTAAGCGATGGCAACCTGCGATGCAAGGTGGATATTGCTTTATTAACTGTTGAGCGAAAGGCTGTAATTCTGGGTGTATAGCCAAAGCTTGTTGCAAATCAGCTGGCGTAAGTGGATACTTTTCAACACTAGTAAAATGCAAACGTTGACAGCTTGCATTAGGATTTTGTTGTTTAAATTGGCAAAAGCGTAACCAAGTGAGTAAAAAATTAGCGCCAGTGCCAAAACCAGTTTCAATAATATGAAAAACTGCCTGCGTATGACTTTGCCAGCGTTGCGGTAAGCCGTTTTGCTGTAAAAACACATAATCTGTTTCAGCTAAGCCTCCGGCATCTGAACAGTAAGCGTCAGCAAAGTCTTCAGCATAAGGGATGCCTGCTGCGTTGAAATGTACGTTGGCATAGCTAAGCTGTGACATAAATTGAAAATCCACACATTTTGGGCTTGTAGTTTACCTGAAGCTTAAGCAAAATTGGTAATAGAGTACAAGTGTGCGCTGAAAGCTGACCACTTTAATAAGCGAAGTCCGTACAATAGGGCAAATAAATTATTTATAACGGTGTGGTACTGAACCAACCAATGGGAGTTAGCATGAAAAGAGCCGTAATCACCGGTATGGGAATCGTTTCTAGTATAGGTAACAATAAAGAGGAAGTGTTAGCTTCATTGCAAGCTGGCCGTTCAGGGATTAGTTTTGCTCAAGAGTTTGCAGATTTAGGCTTACGTTCACAAGTTTGGGGTGACATTAAGATTAACCCTGCAGAGCATATAGATCGTAAAGCTTACCGATTTATGGGAGATGCCGCTGCATATGCCTATATTGCTATGCAAGAGGCGATTAAAGATGCAGGTTTTACTGAAGAGCAAATTTCTAACCCACGTATTGGCTTAGTTGCTGGTTCTGGTGGTGCATCTTCTAAAGTACAGGTTGAAGCAGCTGATATTTTACGGGAAAAAGGTGTTAAGCGAGTTGGCCCTTATGCTGTGCCAAAAACTATGTCTAGCACCTGCTCTGCTTGTTTAGCGACTCCGTTTAAAATTAAAGGCGTTAACTATTCAATTAGTTCTGCTTGTGCTACTAGTGCTCACTGTATTGGTCATGCTGTGGAGTTAATTCAGCTAGGTAAGCAAGATGTGGTATTTGCTGGTGGCGGTGAAGAAGTTCATTGGACTTTAGCCATGGAATTTGACGCTATGGGTGCTTTATCAACAAAGTTTAATGACACGCCAGAACTAGCTTCGCGTACTTACGATGCTAATCGTGATGGTTTTGTTATCAGTGGCGGTGGTGGTATGTTGGTAGTTGAAGAGCTAGAGCATGCCTTGGCTCGTGGCGCAACCATTTACGCTGAAGTAGTGGGTTACGGTGCAACTTCGGATGGTTTTGATATGGTAGCGCCAAGCGGTGAAGGTGCTGTGCGCTGTATGGAAATGGCAATGCATAATGTGTCTGCTGAAGTTGATTATGTAAATACTCATGGTACCAGTACACCAGTGGGAGATGTTAAAGAGTTAGCGGCAATCCAGCAGGTATTCGCAGGTAAATCACCAGCAATTAGTGCAACTAAAGCTATGACTGGTCACGCTTTAGGTGCAGCGGGTGTGCATGAGGCAATATATTCATTATTAATGATGAAGCATAACTTTATTGCGCCTTCAATTAATATTACAGAGTTAGATGAAGCTGCTGCCGGATTAAATATTGTTACTAAAGCTCAACCAGCAGAATTAAATACGGTTATGTCAAATAGCTTTGGTTTTGGTGGTACTAATGCCACTTTAGTGATGCAAAGATATAAGGCTTAAAATTTAGTCAAATAAAAATGGGCGCATTTGCGCCCATTTTTATTCATCATCATCTAGATCCCAATCATCGAGCAAACTACGTAAACGCTTCTGTTCCATTAGTTCATCAATACGCCGTCTTGCTTCAAGTTTTTGCTGCATTTTACTGTCTTTAGGCACCAGTGTAGCAAGCAGTTCAGCATCATCAGATATGTCATCTGAATCAAATTCAGCTGTTTCTAGTTCTGACATCAATATATCCTCATGATTTTTTTGCCTATTTACGCAAACTACTCATTAAATGATAGTGAATTATTTTTGTGCAGACGATAAATTGTTTTTAATTAATGTTTTTTTATTTTAATCTACTTTTAAATCATAGATTTAAATTAAATTTTGGCCAAGATTACATTAAGAGCTAGGCTTCCTTTGCATTAAATTATTAGCACTTTTGCGAAAAGTAGCAAAGTTAAGACTCAGTATTCACTAATCAGTAGCAAGAGAGCTAAAAATTTTTGTGAATAAAAATAGGCTAGACTACATTGGCAACTAGACTGCATATCCTGTCTACTAAACAGCAATATGAGTAATGGAGAATAGTAATGAAAAACTGGATACTAACGGCTGCTGTAGCGGTAAGCTTTGTGGCATCGTCAGCGTTAGCGAATCAATGTGGTGATATTTTAGGCCATTCCATGCAGCAATTAAAAACGCGCGAAAGTATTGATTTATGCCAAGAATATAAAGGTAAAACTTTACTCATTGTCAACACTGCTAGTAAGTGTGGTTTTACGCCGCAATTTGACGCCTTAGAAGCTTTGTATCAAAAATATAAAACAGCAGGATTAGTTGTTTTAGGTTTTCCTTCAGATAGCTTTAAGCAAGAATATGATGATGCAGAAAAAACAGCAGAAGTATGTTATTTAACTTACGGTGTACAATTTCCGATGTTTGCCAGCTCAAAAGTTAGGGGGGATGAGGCTAATCCAGTCTTTAAAGCCTTAATTAATAAAACAGGTAAATCTCCTTCTTGGAATTTTAATAAATATTTAGTGAGCGCCGATGAGAAAAGTGTTAAACACTTTGGGAGCAGGACTAAGCCAGATAATAAAAAGTTTATTACTCAGCTGGAAGAGATGTTAGCTGAGGCGAAAGCGAATACTGAGCAGTAAGTAGCAACCAGCAGGGTTCTATAAGTACTATTGCTAAACGAGGTCATACCGGCCTCGTTTAGGTGTATTAATTTAGACTATTTGTTTCTGATTAATAAGTATACTTATAGTAATGCTGTGATCTCAGGGTCATTAAAAGCTATTTCAAAACGAGCTTTATAAAGTAGTAATAAGTCATTAACTGTTAAACTTGGCACATCTTGTTCACCGATAAAGTTTTTTTGAATTAATGTATTACCATTTGCATCTTTAATGATGACATCAAAGTTGTACCATGAGTTATCTGTGAAAGCATGGTAGTCATACTTCCACTCTTTAAGAACGACTAACAGCATTTTTGAGTCAGTAGCTTGTAAATCATTAAGGTTAATATCTGGTGTAGTTGTAATGCGAAATTAAAAGTAGTTTTTTCATTTTATACTTCCTGTTAA
This window harbors:
- a CDS encoding flagellar protein MotY → MQRLLIIIALTGIFTATSVVSAPQLRQYSAEIENSVWQLSKNTPLECQLQHEIPRFGQAVFRSVASKGLNMAFELQMLRLPDNYALAEVLSIPPAWRAGEPSKAIANMQLLKQYNGELPKESAWTLLTELEHGFSPSFYFNDWYSPHDKVVAALNPVQFATQFTKFNQCISALLPYSFEDIAFTVLNYESGSDQLSRESSRRLQQIAEYLKYDNDIDYIEIQGYSDSYGGLWMNEQLSIKRAEKVKTFFVSVGLSADKVQVTGFGERRHIAPNQIAIERKKNRRVVLQLSKP
- a CDS encoding response regulator; protein product: MRAAKVLLVDDIDYTRQLLRNNIMAIAKNATLNVDNFQFYNANSAASAMNIFSLQRPDIIFLDIELPDASGLDLLAKIKNVKPDCFVVMVSANSTLENVQLSIKSGAATFIVKPFTGDKILAAMRLFAKHDLILNN
- a CDS encoding response regulator, which translates into the protein MNTNKQILVAEDDDFLRLLLQTQCEELGVKVDTVENGEQLLTAALSYQYDIIITDIQMPICDGIEAMQLLRQLGYNRPIFAMSADPVTAEGFDDTLTKPVDNQHLANILLQTSSQKRIPLVIDDALTKLFYENLQQQETQFQQALAERNANLMRQICHKVKGGAASFGHAELTNAADKLQTLLQHKNLDNQLLLICQQFGQLLQQCGEANASS
- the mnmC gene encoding bifunctional tRNA (5-methylaminomethyl-2-thiouridine)(34)-methyltransferase MnmD/FAD-dependent 5-carboxymethylaminomethyl-2-thiouridine(34) oxidoreductase MnmC — protein: MSQLSYANVHFNAAGIPYAEDFADAYCSDAGGLAETDYVFLQQNGLPQRWQSHTQAVFHIIETGFGTGANFLLTWLRFCQFKQQNPNASCQRLHFTSVEKYPLTPADLQQALAIHPELQPFAQQLIKQYPPCIAGCHRLVFDQGAVIVDLWFGDVSTVMPNLAAADAVFLDGFAPSKNPQMWQPSLFSALARLSHPNTTIATFTAAGSVKRGLEEAGFTVKKVKGFGRKREMITATIPTSAVNFTNTLNNNAPPTVTIIGGGIASLCTALALQQRNIAVHLICADHDVAMQASQNRQGVIYPNLPAEVSATSLLQVQAFLFARQFYQIWQQQGLDFKMDFCGMLHLATTARLEQRQAKLATFWPNTLVSNVTAEQATELAGLNLQQNAVYYPLAGWLNPKQFCQAALAFLQQQANFRFSNNSLVKTLEPNNNSWVVNCESKQFNSDYIVLATGSALASFTATKFLPMNIIRGQVSHISQQEMHPLKTVICHAGYITPQWQGLHSIGATFDRKAKVAAVKAADNCANLQQINEQLNSPTWLKGATVQGAAAAFRASLPDRWPIAGEIQPALFALGGLGARGIMFSPLLAEIIACQICAEPLPLTKEQFSSLDASRFTNKNK
- the fabB gene encoding beta-ketoacyl-ACP synthase I, whose protein sequence is MKRAVITGMGIVSSIGNNKEEVLASLQAGRSGISFAQEFADLGLRSQVWGDIKINPAEHIDRKAYRFMGDAAAYAYIAMQEAIKDAGFTEEQISNPRIGLVAGSGGASSKVQVEAADILREKGVKRVGPYAVPKTMSSTCSACLATPFKIKGVNYSISSACATSAHCIGHAVELIQLGKQDVVFAGGGEEVHWTLAMEFDAMGALSTKFNDTPELASRTYDANRDGFVISGGGGMLVVEELEHALARGATIYAEVVGYGATSDGFDMVAPSGEGAVRCMEMAMHNVSAEVDYVNTHGTSTPVGDVKELAAIQQVFAGKSPAISATKAMTGHALGAAGVHEAIYSLLMMKHNFIAPSINITELDEAAAGLNIVTKAQPAELNTVMSNSFGFGGTNATLVMQRYKA
- a CDS encoding PA3496 family putative envelope integrity protein, whose product is MSELETAEFDSDDISDDAELLATLVPKDSKMQQKLEARRRIDELMEQKRLRSLLDDWDLDDDE
- a CDS encoding glutathione peroxidase, producing MKNWILTAAVAVSFVASSALANQCGDILGHSMQQLKTRESIDLCQEYKGKTLLIVNTASKCGFTPQFDALEALYQKYKTAGLVVLGFPSDSFKQEYDDAEKTAEVCYLTYGVQFPMFASSKVRGDEANPVFKALINKTGKSPSWNFNKYLVSADEKSVKHFGSRTKPDNKKFITQLEEMLAEAKANTEQ